In Bradyrhizobium erythrophlei, a single genomic region encodes these proteins:
- a CDS encoding dipeptide ABC transporter ATP-binding protein, giving the protein MAATAIVSVDGPVLAVSDLTIPLPSRADRRHAVENVSFQVDKGETVCLLGESGSGKSMIASAIMGLLPSGLRPSVGSIKLEGHELVGLSQNALRPLRGPSMAMVFQEPMTALNPVVTCGEQIDEMLRQHVRMSPKARYRTITEMMARVHLPDPDRLYRSYPHQLSGGQRQRIVIAIALVLKPVLLICDEPTTALDVTTQAEVLKLIRELQAENGTAVLFITHDIGVVADIADRVVVLRLGQMVESGRKDDVLMRPHHPYTRSLIAAVPPLIPKVRPGRPIAAALLSATEISKSFVRGHWPARKTSIAAVKEVSLSVGAGETVGIVGESGSGKSTFARCVARLAEPSGGTIIVNSRNVTHLQNRQLVPARRDVQLIFQDPYRSLNPRQTVGASIVEGPLNFGVSISAAWQRAEELMKLVRLQPDALRRYPNEFSGGQRQRIAIARALACEPRLIVADEPVSALDVSVQAQILELLEDIQARTGVGILFITHDLRVASQLCDRIVVMRQGQVVEQGATADVFGSPKDDYTRQLIQAAPGQGFAFPGQGSGFGGETSPK; this is encoded by the coding sequence ATGGCAGCGACGGCAATCGTGTCTGTTGACGGACCCGTACTTGCGGTCAGCGATCTGACCATTCCGCTACCCTCGAGAGCCGATCGCCGACACGCGGTCGAGAACGTCTCGTTTCAAGTTGATAAAGGCGAAACGGTCTGCCTTCTCGGCGAATCGGGCTCCGGCAAGTCGATGATTGCAAGTGCAATCATGGGACTGTTGCCATCTGGACTTCGCCCTTCCGTCGGATCGATCAAGCTCGAAGGACACGAACTAGTCGGCTTGTCACAGAATGCGCTACGACCGCTGCGCGGTCCGTCCATGGCAATGGTTTTTCAGGAACCCATGACTGCCCTCAATCCGGTGGTGACATGCGGTGAACAGATTGACGAGATGCTGCGACAGCATGTGCGGATGAGTCCTAAGGCGCGCTATCGGACAATCACGGAGATGATGGCGCGCGTTCATCTCCCGGATCCAGACCGTCTCTATCGGTCATACCCACATCAACTTTCCGGAGGACAGCGCCAGCGAATTGTCATCGCTATTGCGCTTGTTCTCAAGCCTGTTCTACTGATTTGCGACGAGCCTACCACGGCGCTCGACGTGACGACACAAGCGGAGGTGCTCAAGCTCATCCGTGAACTCCAGGCTGAAAATGGCACGGCGGTCCTGTTCATCACACATGATATCGGTGTTGTAGCTGATATCGCCGACCGCGTCGTAGTGTTACGGCTGGGGCAAATGGTCGAGTCTGGCCGCAAGGACGACGTTCTCATGCGTCCGCACCATCCCTATACACGTTCGCTCATCGCCGCAGTTCCTCCGCTCATACCGAAGGTGCGACCGGGCAGACCGATTGCAGCTGCGTTGCTATCAGCCACGGAGATTTCCAAGAGCTTCGTCCGTGGACACTGGCCCGCGCGTAAGACGAGCATAGCCGCTGTCAAAGAGGTATCCCTTTCGGTTGGTGCGGGAGAGACGGTCGGAATCGTCGGCGAGTCCGGTTCGGGGAAATCGACATTTGCCCGTTGCGTCGCACGATTGGCTGAGCCTTCCGGCGGGACGATCATTGTCAATTCCCGCAACGTCACCCATCTTCAAAACCGCCAGCTCGTGCCGGCCCGCCGCGACGTGCAGCTCATCTTCCAGGATCCGTATCGCTCTCTTAACCCGCGCCAAACCGTCGGCGCGTCGATCGTGGAGGGGCCGCTGAACTTCGGTGTGTCCATCAGCGCTGCCTGGCAGCGGGCGGAAGAATTGATGAAGCTGGTGAGATTGCAACCGGATGCACTTCGCCGCTACCCCAACGAATTCTCCGGCGGGCAACGGCAACGCATTGCGATCGCGCGCGCTCTTGCTTGTGAACCGCGCCTCATTGTCGCCGACGAGCCGGTCTCTGCACTCGACGTATCCGTTCAAGCTCAAATCCTTGAGTTGCTTGAAGATATTCAGGCGCGAACTGGCGTCGGCATTCTGTTCATCACCCACGATCTGCGCGTTGCGAGCCAATTATGCGACCGCATCGTCGTCATGCGGCAAGGGCAAGTCGTCGAGCAGGGAGCGACGGCCGACGTCTTCGGAAGCCCGAAAGATGATTACACTCGCCAACTTATTCAAGCCGCTCCTGGCCAAGGGTTTGCGTTTCCTGGCCAAGGGTCTGGGTTCGGCGGAGAGACCTCGCCGAAATAA
- a CDS encoding sensor histidine kinase → MTGTNEWRVIADDQKLAENALQRSEAFLAEAQKLSLTGGIAWDPISGDHFWSDETYQIMGFDRSVRPSMDLIIQRVHPDDRAHLQHEVYRAMQGEQNHDFEQRLLMPDGQIKFLHVRAHRVKYASGKEEIVGALMDITESRKSQAALDAAQTALAHASRVATLGEISASIAHEVNQPLAAIVANGQACLRFLRRETPDLNYVRGAIEWIVKDGNRAGQVIQRVRGLFKKADTQKTLLDVNDIVSEVAALLQRELAAQHVTLRLELASATPLIVGDRIQLQQVIINLVVNSVDAMQAVTDRQHKLLIRSYEDEAHRIVVAVKDGGVGISADAADRLFDAFFSTKPSGLGIGLSICRSIIGDHGGRLWATNNTGEPGATFQFALPSHQE, encoded by the coding sequence ATGACCGGGACAAACGAGTGGCGTGTGATCGCCGACGACCAGAAACTCGCGGAGAACGCACTGCAACGCAGCGAGGCGTTTTTGGCGGAAGCGCAGAAGCTCAGCCTCACCGGCGGCATAGCTTGGGATCCCATTAGCGGCGACCACTTCTGGTCGGACGAGACTTACCAGATCATGGGCTTCGATCGGAGCGTTAGGCCCTCGATGGATCTCATCATCCAACGCGTCCATCCTGATGACCGCGCGCATTTGCAACATGAAGTCTATCGCGCGATGCAGGGCGAGCAGAACCACGATTTCGAGCAGCGACTGCTGATGCCGGATGGGCAAATCAAGTTCCTTCACGTTCGCGCGCATCGCGTGAAGTACGCGTCCGGCAAGGAGGAAATTGTCGGCGCCTTGATGGACATTACCGAGAGCAGGAAGTCGCAAGCCGCACTGGACGCCGCACAAACCGCGCTGGCTCACGCCAGCCGGGTGGCGACGCTGGGAGAAATAAGCGCCTCGATCGCACATGAGGTAAACCAACCGCTCGCCGCGATCGTGGCCAACGGCCAAGCCTGCCTGCGCTTTCTTCGCCGCGAAACACCCGACCTGAATTACGTCCGCGGCGCCATCGAATGGATCGTCAAGGACGGCAACCGGGCTGGCCAAGTAATCCAGCGCGTCCGCGGACTTTTCAAAAAAGCGGATACTCAGAAGACCCTGCTTGATGTCAATGACATCGTCAGTGAGGTCGCCGCTCTTCTGCAGCGAGAACTGGCCGCACAGCATGTGACCCTACGGCTCGAGTTGGCGAGCGCTACGCCGCTGATTGTCGGAGACCGGATCCAGCTCCAGCAAGTAATCATCAATCTCGTCGTAAACAGTGTCGACGCGATGCAGGCAGTGACGGACCGCCAGCATAAATTGCTGATCCGTTCGTATGAGGATGAAGCACATCGGATCGTGGTTGCCGTGAAGGACGGCGGTGTTGGCATTTCGGCGGACGCGGCGGATCGTCTGTTTGATGCTTTCTTCAGCACCAAACCGAGCGGTCTGGGGATAGGCCTATCGATCTGCCGTTCGATCATTGGGGATCATGGCGGACGACTGTGGGCAACGAACAATACAGGAGAGCCGGGCGCCACATTCCAGTTCGCCTTGCCCTCGCACCAGGAGTGA
- a CDS encoding response regulator transcription factor, whose amino-acid sequence MSQYAKTASLEEDSEQIVFVVDDDESMQVAMTHLFRSMNFHVKVFSTGAAFLGSEFPDIPSCLVLDIRLPDTNGLEFQGVLAKAGIHIPIVFMTGHGDIPMSVKAMKAGAIDFLPKPFRDQDMLDALTRALDEDRRRRNEGKVLSQLRRLFESLTRREREVLSFVISGLMNKEIAHRLQVSEITVKIHRGHMMKKMEARSVADLVRKAEMLGVKRTN is encoded by the coding sequence ATGAGCCAGTACGCGAAAACTGCGTCATTGGAAGAGGATTCCGAACAAATCGTTTTCGTCGTTGACGATGACGAGTCTATGCAGGTGGCGATGACGCACTTGTTTCGATCGATGAATTTTCATGTCAAAGTATTCAGCACAGGCGCCGCTTTCCTTGGGAGCGAGTTTCCGGATATTCCGAGTTGTCTTGTACTCGACATTCGGCTACCGGACACGAACGGCCTGGAGTTTCAGGGCGTCCTGGCCAAGGCGGGGATTCACATTCCGATCGTCTTTATGACCGGACATGGCGACATTCCAATGTCGGTGAAAGCAATGAAGGCTGGAGCCATCGACTTCCTGCCCAAGCCGTTTCGTGACCAGGACATGCTGGACGCCCTGACCCGAGCGCTCGACGAAGACCGCAGGCGGCGCAACGAAGGGAAGGTGCTGTCCCAACTTCGGCGCCTCTTTGAATCACTAACCCGGCGCGAACGGGAAGTTCTGTCCTTTGTCATTTCCGGCCTGATGAACAAGGAGATTGCCCACCGGTTGCAGGTGAGTGAAATTACTGTGAAAATCCACCGCGGACATATGATGAAAAAGATGGAGGCCCGATCGGTCGCTGACCTCGTGAGAAAGGCTGAAATGCTTGGCGTCAAACGCACAAACTAG
- a CDS encoding ABC transporter permease, giving the protein MTEAALQTLTATSATANVLRRPSIWARLLSNWSVRLSGIVLVTLILMSILAPWLGTIDPTDIDPSISNTLPGTLADFTNLDGNVISHWFVMGTDSLGRDIWSRALYGGRVSIAVGLSVAAFAVTIGVALGLTAGYFRFLDLIVMRVMDGVMAIPGILFAVTLIALFGGTLASVVIAIALPEVPRVARLVRSLVLTIREEPYVEAAVALATPTWKILLRHILPNSFAPLIIQATYVCASSILVEAILSFLGIGLPADLPSWGNIMAEGRSQFNQYPHNVLFPGIFLALTVLAVNMLGDGLRDTLDPKFNKRGG; this is encoded by the coding sequence GTGACTGAGGCTGCACTTCAAACCCTCACTGCGACTTCGGCGACAGCCAATGTTTTGCGTCGTCCGTCGATCTGGGCGCGCCTTCTCAGCAACTGGTCTGTACGCCTGTCGGGGATCGTGCTCGTGACGTTGATTCTGATGTCGATCCTGGCGCCTTGGTTGGGCACGATAGATCCGACCGACATCGATCCATCAATCAGCAATACGCTTCCAGGTACGCTTGCCGATTTCACCAATCTTGACGGCAACGTCATTTCCCATTGGTTTGTCATGGGAACCGACAGCCTCGGGCGCGACATCTGGAGCAGGGCACTCTATGGCGGCCGCGTTTCGATAGCCGTCGGGCTGTCAGTCGCGGCCTTCGCGGTCACTATTGGCGTGGCACTTGGCCTGACCGCCGGCTACTTCAGGTTCCTTGATCTTATCGTCATGCGCGTCATGGACGGCGTCATGGCGATCCCAGGAATCCTGTTTGCTGTTACTTTGATCGCGCTGTTCGGCGGGACGCTGGCGAGCGTCGTCATCGCTATCGCTTTGCCGGAGGTGCCCCGCGTAGCCAGACTCGTGCGGTCACTTGTGCTGACCATTCGTGAAGAACCTTATGTCGAGGCCGCGGTCGCCCTGGCAACTCCCACCTGGAAAATCCTGCTCCGGCACATTCTTCCCAACTCCTTTGCACCGCTCATCATTCAGGCGACATATGTTTGCGCATCGTCGATCCTGGTGGAGGCCATCCTATCGTTCCTAGGCATCGGCTTGCCAGCGGACCTCCCGAGTTGGGGAAATATCATGGCGGAAGGGCGCTCCCAGTTCAATCAATACCCGCACAACGTACTGTTCCCGGGAATCTTCCTCGCGCTCACCGTTCTCGCAGTCAACATGTTGGGCGACGGCTTGAGGGATACGCTGGATCCAAAGTTCAATAAGCGCGGAGGATGA